A stretch of Panthera leo isolate Ple1 chromosome F3 unlocalized genomic scaffold, P.leo_Ple1_pat1.1 chrF3_random_Un_scaffold_30, whole genome shotgun sequence DNA encodes these proteins:
- the LOC122212805 gene encoding uncharacterized protein LOC122212805 isoform X1 translates to MGWGPEPGSLAGVNTSSRLARPPLDTPLAPHTLPVGGPSPAPRPRVHPGGLAWRRKGWRWGREAGMWARLWAARSAMPGACLSLHQSPKWGERLQQTPASARRGLKGRAAIAAAAAAVACAAENRLEMDSAGARDGVRGCSRRQYLPAGASRAAQPSPTLLLLPPLLRPGWRWMGEWRLCLVNDYPSFASRLQHPFVVQRGSLLWAGQSTTSLSSVCLLWRVPLGLKEGETGYCVFQECRICARTGLTPVLHTRTRSEEDLIVNCKMMG, encoded by the exons ATGGGATGGGGTCCGGAGCCGGGGAGCCTGGCGGGAGTCAACACCTCTTCTCGCCTAGCTCGGCCTCCCCTTGACACCCCTCTCGCCCCACACACCCTTCCCGTGGGGGGGCCCTCCCCCGCGCCGCGTCCCAGGGTGCACCCTGGCGGCCTTGCCTGGAGGCggaaggggtggaggtgggggcgtgAGGCAGGGATGTGGGCCAGGCTCTGGGCCGCAAGGTCCGCGATGCCGGGCGCGTGCCTCAGCCTCCACCAGAGCCCGAAATGGGGTGAGAGGCTGCAGCAGACGCCAGCATCTGCCCGCCGGGGCCTCAAGGGCCGCGCGGCCatcgctgccgccgccgctgctgttGCCTGCGCTGCTGAGAACAGGCTGGAGATGG ACTCTGCAGGAGCTCGAGATGGGGTGAGAGGCTGTAGCAGACGCCAGTATCTCCCCGCTGGGGCCTCGAGGGCCGCGCAGCCATCGCCGACGCTGCTGCTGTTGCCTCCGCTGCTGAGACCAGGCTGGAGATGG ATGGGGGAATGGAGGCTCTGTCTTGTTAACGACTACCCATCCTTTGCCTCTCGGCTTCAGCATCCGTTCGTTGTTCAGAGAGGCTCCTTGCTGTGGGCTGGGCAGAGCAccacttctctttcttcagtgTGTTTGCTGTGGCGTGTTCCACTAGGCC TGAAAGAAGGGGAAACAGGCTACTGTGTTTTCCAAGAATGTAGGATCTGTGCAAGAACAGGATTAACACCAGTGTTACACACAAGAACCAGGTCAGAAGAGGATCTCATTGTGAATTGCAAGATGATGGGTTAG
- the LOC122212805 gene encoding uncharacterized protein LOC122212805 isoform X3, which produces MGWGPEPGSLAGVNTSSRLARPPLDTPLAPHTLPVGGPSPAPRPRVHPGGLAWRRKGWRWGREAGMWARLWAARSAMPGACLSLHQSPKWGERLQQTPASARRGLKGRAAIAAAAAAVACAAENRLEMDSAGARDGVRGCSRRQYLPAGASRAAQPSPTLLLLPPLLRPGWRWMVKTMDESMHYNEIIKHNEVNGRLSQEILWPRFDGNESGQH; this is translated from the exons ATGGGATGGGGTCCGGAGCCGGGGAGCCTGGCGGGAGTCAACACCTCTTCTCGCCTAGCTCGGCCTCCCCTTGACACCCCTCTCGCCCCACACACCCTTCCCGTGGGGGGGCCCTCCCCCGCGCCGCGTCCCAGGGTGCACCCTGGCGGCCTTGCCTGGAGGCggaaggggtggaggtgggggcgtgAGGCAGGGATGTGGGCCAGGCTCTGGGCCGCAAGGTCCGCGATGCCGGGCGCGTGCCTCAGCCTCCACCAGAGCCCGAAATGGGGTGAGAGGCTGCAGCAGACGCCAGCATCTGCCCGCCGGGGCCTCAAGGGCCGCGCGGCCatcgctgccgccgccgctgctgttGCCTGCGCTGCTGAGAACAGGCTGGAGATGG ACTCTGCAGGAGCTCGAGATGGGGTGAGAGGCTGTAGCAGACGCCAGTATCTCCCCGCTGGGGCCTCGAGGGCCGCGCAGCCATCGCCGACGCTGCTGCTGTTGCCTCCGCTGCTGAGACCAGGCTGGAGATGG ATGGTGAAAACTATGGATGAGTCTATGCATTATAATGagataataaaacataatgaagTAAACGGTAGACTGAGTCAAGAGATCTTATGGCCAAGATTTGATGGAAATGAAAGTGGGCAGCACTGA
- the LOC122212805 gene encoding uncharacterized protein LOC122212805 isoform X2, giving the protein MGWGPEPGSLAGVNTSSRLARPPLDTPLAPHTLPVGGPSPAPRPRVHPGGLAWRRKGWRWGREAGMWARLWAARSAMPGACLSLHQSPKWGERLQQTPASARRGLKGRAAIAAAAAAVACAAENRLEMDSAGARDGVRGCSRRQYLPAGASRAAQPSPTLLLLPPLLRPGWRWMGEWRLCLVNDYPSFASRLQHPFVVQRGSLLWAGQSTTSLSSVCLLWRVPLGLKEGETGYCVFQECRICARTGLTPVLHTRTRW; this is encoded by the exons ATGGGATGGGGTCCGGAGCCGGGGAGCCTGGCGGGAGTCAACACCTCTTCTCGCCTAGCTCGGCCTCCCCTTGACACCCCTCTCGCCCCACACACCCTTCCCGTGGGGGGGCCCTCCCCCGCGCCGCGTCCCAGGGTGCACCCTGGCGGCCTTGCCTGGAGGCggaaggggtggaggtgggggcgtgAGGCAGGGATGTGGGCCAGGCTCTGGGCCGCAAGGTCCGCGATGCCGGGCGCGTGCCTCAGCCTCCACCAGAGCCCGAAATGGGGTGAGAGGCTGCAGCAGACGCCAGCATCTGCCCGCCGGGGCCTCAAGGGCCGCGCGGCCatcgctgccgccgccgctgctgttGCCTGCGCTGCTGAGAACAGGCTGGAGATGG ACTCTGCAGGAGCTCGAGATGGGGTGAGAGGCTGTAGCAGACGCCAGTATCTCCCCGCTGGGGCCTCGAGGGCCGCGCAGCCATCGCCGACGCTGCTGCTGTTGCCTCCGCTGCTGAGACCAGGCTGGAGATGG ATGGGGGAATGGAGGCTCTGTCTTGTTAACGACTACCCATCCTTTGCCTCTCGGCTTCAGCATCCGTTCGTTGTTCAGAGAGGCTCCTTGCTGTGGGCTGGGCAGAGCAccacttctctttcttcagtgTGTTTGCTGTGGCGTGTTCCACTAGGCC TGAAAGAAGGGGAAACAGGCTACTGTGTTTTCCAAGAATGTAGGATCTGTGCAAGAACAGGATTAACACCAGTGTTACACACAAGAACCAG ATGGTGA
- the LOC122212805 gene encoding uncharacterized protein LOC122212805 isoform X4 has translation MGWGPEPGSLAGVNTSSRLARPPLDTPLAPHTLPVGGPSPAPRPRVHPGGLAWRRKGWRWGREAGMWARLWAARSAMPGACLSLHQSPKWGERLQQTPASARRGLKGRAAIAAAAAAVACAAENRLEMDSAGARDGVRGCSRRQYLPAGASRAAQPSPTLLLLPPLLRPGWRWEQIRMLRKTLYPARIFMDL, from the exons ATGGGATGGGGTCCGGAGCCGGGGAGCCTGGCGGGAGTCAACACCTCTTCTCGCCTAGCTCGGCCTCCCCTTGACACCCCTCTCGCCCCACACACCCTTCCCGTGGGGGGGCCCTCCCCCGCGCCGCGTCCCAGGGTGCACCCTGGCGGCCTTGCCTGGAGGCggaaggggtggaggtgggggcgtgAGGCAGGGATGTGGGCCAGGCTCTGGGCCGCAAGGTCCGCGATGCCGGGCGCGTGCCTCAGCCTCCACCAGAGCCCGAAATGGGGTGAGAGGCTGCAGCAGACGCCAGCATCTGCCCGCCGGGGCCTCAAGGGCCGCGCGGCCatcgctgccgccgccgctgctgttGCCTGCGCTGCTGAGAACAGGCTGGAGATGG ACTCTGCAGGAGCTCGAGATGGGGTGAGAGGCTGTAGCAGACGCCAGTATCTCCCCGCTGGGGCCTCGAGGGCCGCGCAGCCATCGCCGACGCTGCTGCTGTTGCCTCCGCTGCTGAGACCAGGCTGGAGATGG